The proteins below come from a single Verrucomicrobiia bacterium genomic window:
- a CDS encoding sigma factor, whose amino-acid sequence MRRLTSSSEAPQSFPPTRWSVVLAATRKDSPESAVALETICRAYWYPLYAYVRRSGQSPHDAQDLTQEFFCRLLEKRWLESVDSQKGRLRSFLMVAPKKFMSKEWRRDSAQAQDESSMRQTDDTHATSVSQTRYACTQ is encoded by the coding sequence AGGCGCCTGACGTCCTCCAGCGAAGCACCTCAAAGTTTCCCGCCGACGCGGTGGTCGGTCGTGCTGGCGGCGACACGGAAAGACTCACCGGAATCCGCGGTGGCGTTGGAGACCATTTGCCGTGCGTACTGGTATCCACTCTACGCATATGTCCGTCGCTCCGGGCAATCGCCGCACGACGCGCAAGATCTCACGCAGGAGTTTTTCTGTCGTTTGCTTGAGAAGCGATGGCTTGAATCTGTCGACTCCCAAAAGGGACGACTTCGTTCGTTCCTTATGGTTGCTCCGAAAAAATTTATGAGTAAGGAGTGGCGGCGTGATTCCGCGCAGGCTCAAGATGAATCATCGATGCGGCAGACCGATGACACCCATGCAACATCTGTGTCACAGACTCGCTATGCCTGTACGCAATGA